DNA sequence from the Rhizoctonia solani chromosome 10, complete sequence genome:
tgaagggcggaagggagccttgagcccaggcctaaccgtgcctggagtgtgggtttcccctcctgagtgggtaggaggggtgacaggcccagtcgatgggccaggcttggtttgggctccgccctggtccttgtctccaacgaggtcgttggtctccttgcataaggcggtgagctgagtgatttgcttgccttgagacttgatttggtcctggagggacccaacttgtgtggagagggcttggatagccttgaggagagcgccaatggacggctctggttccattctgggcaggttttgcggagtgggagatggttcgcgagtgggtggttgggagttggCTGCCACGGAACGACGACTAGAGCGGCTGGTAGGATGGGAGTACGggtgggggacgccagagcgtgtggatggaatggtgAAGATGGCGTGGGGGAagtagtgcctatatcaggacttatgagcggttttttttttgtagtatactggcgctaaacccttgcgtctagtacctagcgttgaactgTCCCTACGACAAATCAGcagacctggcggtcgtgatatgggcaggttttcagcaagcaggtatttcagcggtctagggttgctgactactgagttccggcgaaactcgGGGTACGCGGGGGATCagagcccgtctgccttatagcaatttggtactaccagggACCAACGTCTGTTTGAATATTGAAgacaaaaggcaagtccgatctggtgttttccctcgtgctagtacagggggtcctctccttgttgatcaagcctactacaagtcgattttacaatgtcgtacaccactgtaaggtgggtacgcgctggtggaggcgggcgcttgtggccgtactactacactagtttatgtaatctaactgactaaggctaactactagctactaagttgcttaaggcgacgactaactatctactgtcgaTGCggaggggcctgaggcctgaaggtgtggtaggtcaggtaagggggtgagtgctactgatactacttgggggccggctacttagctggctggctaccttctctaatgtgtaagagacgaggtaaaattgacttggggtctccaagcaattttcctgctgtatatatagacaaaggcgcactatttacatggtctgtgcgcgtgagagaagaagtacatggtgggaaaaggaagcgtgctgcgggctgcgcagaagcgtggatttctcctaagcgcccttggcacggcatctcggcgcggcatctcggcataataagcgccgaggtcacgtgatcgaaaaacaaaagatatcaagtccgtaaaaaatactaaaaataatagaaaaaataggcgattccaatggtataatcaaGGGGGTTGTAACAAACGAACACCTGGATTGCCGATAGTGGAACAACGACTCACATAGCAAACAATAGAAGCCTATTCAGTGAGTATAATCAATCAACAGGATATGTTACAGGCGTGACTGGTAAGGAGCCCATATTGGGCCAAGGTACAGTGGAGCTATTATGCTTAGCCAACCCAGACAAAGATGAATATAGAAGTATCAAACTTACTAATGTAGCATATGTGCCAAGCTCCCCGGCAAACCTTATCAGCTTATTGCTAGTAACCGATAAAGGCTATCAGATATCAATGGATTGGGACCAATTAGTCATATACGGTGCAAACAATGATCCAATCACTTACGGATCAAAACTGAGTGATTGCGAACACAGAAATTTATGGAAAATCAGTGGAACAGCAGTTAGTAAGGAAACagcaagaatgaagaaaACAACCAATGAGTTGGCGCTGATGAAACAAACTGGTCGAACTTGGTTTGAATGGCACAAAACGCTAGGACATATTAGTCCGCAAGCTCTCCAACGCCTGAAAAGCACCAAAGCAATCAAAGGAATGGAaataaacaaagacaaagaaggACTCAACTTCAAATGCAAAGTATGCATACAAGCAAAGGCACATACACGACCATATCCAAATGAATCGGCAACAAAAATATCCAATATTGGTGAGTTAATAGTTACCAATGTATGGGGACCCGCGCGTACACTCTCAATCAGCCGATACAGATACTATGTATCATTCACAGACGTAGCTACAAGATTTACTCGCTTGGGATTCCTTAGGCACAAAGACAAAACGCTGAATGAATATAAGGCATTCAAAGCAATGTTAAATAcacaaaaagaaaagaaaataaaGAAAGTCCGTTTCAATAACGGAGGCAAGTTTGTGAACAAAGAATGGATTGAGTATGCGGCACAGAAAGGGATGATATTAGAAACAACGGCCCCGCATTCATCTCAGCAAAACGGTATAGCTGAGAGATTAAACCGGACACTCACCAATAAGGCGCAAGCAATGATGCTTGAGTCAAACGCACCAAAATTCCTATGGAACAAGGCGATCGCATACGCCTGTTACCTTAAGAATCGAGTTCCGACACAAGTGCACGGAACGTTTTGGATGACTCCATTCGAGTCATTTTGGGGCAAGAAACCAAATGTTAGTACATTAAGACCGTGGGGAAGTAAATGCTACGTACTAGATCAAACCGGAGATTGATCTAAGTTAGACGCAAAAGCATTCCAAGCGATATTTGTTGGAATATCGGAAGTACAAGGCAAAAGCTGGAGATACTACAAATCAGGACTGAACAGGATATTACACTCGAGGAACATTACCTTTCCGAGAGTAAACACGGTTAGTGAAGAACCCGGAATCAACCAGGATTGGGGAGATACAGTTGCTCTGCCcgctgagggggagatgactcATGCTGACAGCGCTGCGGAACGACCAAAAGAACCTGCTggaacagggggagtgcaTACAGTCAGCAAGGAAGAAAAGAGTGACTCAAACAAACCTGTAGATATAAAAAGTGAGCCTAAGATTGAACAAAAAGCATCCAACAAACCAACTAAACTCACTCACAATAACATACTTAAACCTTATACTACTTGTTCTCACTCTGCTATGTGCATTAACCCTAGTGCAACTACAAATGCACTACAACAACTCAATGCACTTACATCCAGAACCAACAACACAGGAGTCTGAACCCGCAGTTGGAATCCTAACATTGCTCCcattgaactcaacaacatGCAAGGAGGGATTACCCTCAAGATCCAGCACCCTCCCATGTCCAGTCAGTCAGGTTCTCAGCCAAAGAACAAAACTGCTAACCTTTTAATAGAGTTCTCCGATGTCCCTATCACGCCCAGCGGCCCCAATAGCTCCGACAACACTGTACCTAGCGCATACAACTTCTTTGACAGTCCCTCCACCGTACTACCCACCAATACCGGCACCCCGGACCTTACCTACTCGATGGTCACCCCAACAACACCCGAACCAACCATTGACAAACTTTGCAAACAATTCAAACAGCTATACCTCAATGAACCATCAATCCCCAAACAGCCAAACCCCACCTTGGCGTTGTCCGGAGATATGGAACCAACGTGGACGTTCATCAACAATGAACCGCCAACGCCGACGACCAACAGTCCTACCGTTGCGGAGGCGCTATCCGGGCCAAACGCAGAGGAATGGTGGAAGGCAATGGCCAAGGAGGTCAGCACCCTTGAACAAATGGGAATGTACGAACTAACAGACTTACCACCCAAACGCAAGGCAATGGGGAACAAATGGGTCCTTGTACTCAAGCACGACGAGAACGGCACACCCATCCGACACAAGGCAAGACTTGTAGCCCAAGGATTTAGTCAGCAACCCGGCATTGATTTTGACAAGACATTTGCACCCGTCGTACGTCTTGATTCAATCCGTACGCTTGTATCAATTGCTAACCAGTACAATTGGGATATACAACAGCTCGATGTAAACTTGGCTTACCTACACGCCAAAGTCGACAAAGATTTATACATGCAGCAAATCCCTTATTTTAGCGACGGTACAAACAAAGTGTTAAAATTAAAGCGATCAATTTACGGACTGAAACAAGCAGGACGGATGTGGAATAAACTATACGACACAAAGCTGAAAGCAATTGGATACACACCATGCTTTACCGACGCATGTGTATACCACCGAATCAACAACATTAACGGTGAGCTGTGTGTGTCAATCATAGCTACACATGTTGACAATTCAATTGTCATATCATTGCCAAACCACTCTGATATTACAATATCCAAACTCTTGCGCGCATTCGACATGCGCAACCTCGGACCGATACATCACTTCCTTGGAATAGCATTCCAACGCAATTGTAAGAATGGCATCATCACACTCAACCAAGCAGCATATATTAACTCACTAGTTGATTATGCAGGCCTTGCAGAAGCTTACCCTGCCGACACTCCTTTTAGCCCGACCGTACAACTCACTTGATACAAAGGAGTCAAACCAAAGTTCAATTATGGTACATACATTGGTAAGCTACTGTATGCCGCCCTATGCACACGACCAGACATAGCTTACGCTGTTGCACACCTTGCACAATTTACTTTGTGCTTTGGTCCGGCGCATGTGACAGCAGTTAAGCGCCTAGTACGCTACCTAAAGGGCACACCGGCTCTTGGGATAACATATTGCCAATCAAACAAAGACTTTGGCAAATTAGGCTATTCCGACGCCAATTGGGGAAGCAACTTACTAGATTGTAAGTCTGTTTCCGGTCATGTGTTTATGCTTGGAGGAGCTGCTATATCTTGGTCAGCTAAGAAGCAAGCAACTGTTGCCTTATCGACAATGGAAGCGGAGTATATGGCGTTATCTCACGCATGTACTCAAGCTATGTGGCTCCGTCAATTTTTTGAGGAATTACAATACGTTGCTGACACACCAACATTAATTGTTTCAGACAACCTCGCTGCGCTTGCTCTGTCCAAAGAATTGCAATTCCATGGACAATCAAAACACATCAACATCCAACACCACTTCATGCAAGATCTCATAGAGAAACGCAAGGTAGCTACACTGTACGTACCAACTAAAGAAAACTTAGCCGACGCTTTTACTAAAGCGTTACCCGCACCACAGTTTAGTTATCTAATGCAAGGAATCATGGGCAAGCCAATGAGCAAAGGATAATTAATTAGCTGAAGATTTTTTAATTACACGAATAACTGAAATAATGAAACTGGGATCTATAACAATTGTAAATGAATAAGATTGAATTAATTGAATGTATCAACACTTACTTGATTAAGGGGgagtgttgaaatatcttgtaaatactagattcttctagtatgttctatgcgcagtaatcaagtcagtaagtacgagtcattcagtgcgcagtcatatgcgcagcaatttaccatatgacttggtaggtttcttgggatatataaaggccCGCACACAAGCCCTCTATCCTCACCTCTCTCTCTAATTCTtttttactgtctttacttttgtatacaatttagtttagtttagtaatacatttatatatacatctatatacataagaTTTCAACATTGCTGTGATGGGCTGTGTAGGAAAAGGAAGAAGCTAGCCCCAGCCAAAGGTTGGGGCATCACCTTGGCTAAGCACAACCAACCACAACATG
Encoded proteins:
- a CDS encoding Retrovirus-related Pol polyprotein from transposon TNT 1-94, giving the protein MQGGITLKIQHPPMSKFSDVPITPSGPNSSDNTVPSAYNFFDSPSTVLPTNTGTPDLTYSMVTPTTPEPTIDKLCKQFKQLYLNEPSIPKQPNPTLALSGDMEPTWTFINNEPPTPTTNSPTVAEALSGPNAEEWWKAMAKEVSTLEQMGMYELTDLPPKRKAMGNKWVLVLKHDENGTPIRHKARLVAQGFSQQPGIDFDKTFAPVVRLDSIRTLVSIANQYNWDIQQLDVNLAYLHAKVDKDLYMQQIPYFSDGTNKVLKLKRSIYGLKQAGRMWNKLYDTKLKAIGYTPCFTDACVYHRINNINGELCVSIIATHVDNSIVISLPNHSDITISKLLRAFDMRNLGPIHHFLGIAFQRNCKNGIITLNQAAYINSLVDYAGLAEAYPADTPFSPTVQLT